agtccaaccccctgcaatgcaggaatattttgcccaacacgggggtcaaacccacaaccctgagatgaagagtcccctgttctaccaactgagccatcctggtaaaggtaaaggtaaagggacccctgactattaggtccagtcgcggatgactctggggttgcggcgctcatctcgctttactggtcgagggagccagcgtacagcttccgggtcatgtggccagcatgactaagccgcttctggcgaaccagagcagcgcacggaaacgccatttaccttcccgccagagtggtacctatttatctacttgcactttgacgtgctttcgaactgctaggttggcaggagcaaggactgagcaatgggagctcaccccatcgcagggattcgaactgccgaccttctgatcagcaagtcctaggctctgtggtttaacccacagcgccatctgcgtcccttGAGCCATCCTGGTAGAATGCAGATAAACCCAGTGCCATCAAATTCCTAAGCAATGGTGCACCGCCCCCCCATTATTAACAAATTATGTTTGCTTGCCTGTAAAGTGCCACAGGGCCCCTTACCTTGTCATGTAAGTCTAGCAAACTAAATTAATGGATTTATGGCAGAGGTGGAGCTTCCCTCTTAGCCAATATACAAcatcgaataataataataataataataataataataataataatgatttatttatatcccacccatctggctgggtctccccagccactctgggcagcttccaacaaaatattaaaatacagtagtccatcaaacattaaacgcttccctaaacagggctgccttcagatgtcttctaaaagcctggtagttgttgttctctttgacatctggtgggagggcgttccacagggagggcgccactaccgagaaggccctctgcctggttccctgtaacttatgcaacaacataaaatcactctgcatgtgctcagggGCACCCTTAAAACGCCTGGTGTGGAAAACCATATTAGGGAAAGTGCTCCTTCCTATTTATGAAAGGAAGGTTGTTCCTTTTTTCAGATGGCACTTGGGAGCTGCATGTTTGACTTGCATTCAAAAtagtaattaaaatatatatatatataattgggtCCACACTGAAACACTGCAGCCTGTCCTGCAGGGATGTAGTCTGGCACTGTACCATTGGTAAAGTTCATCCGTTTAACCATATCCATTACATAAACAAAGCTTCCGTCTTCTGGAACTGGGTTGCACAACTGAAGTATGAATCATTTTATAGATGCTAGTCATTGATATGTCTGCAGAGGCACCCAGTACCGGCCACGGGGAAATTCGGCCTAAATTAAGACTGGCTGACCCTCTGTgacagcctttgccaagctggtgcccaccagatgttttggacttcaactcccatcagtcctaattCTCACAGCTCCCATGTACTTGACCCTCCCACTATGCGTATTGCAAAACAATAGCATTGCCATTCATTACTTACCGAAAACCCAAACAACTGTTCATGTTTGTAACTACTGTCGCTTCAAAGTATTGGTTGTTCTTCTTCTCCCTCATGAAAACGTCCAGTGCCTTCTTGTAGCtagagaggcagaagaggaatgaGGTAAGGCTTAGAAAGTTGGCATCTgtatataatttggcattgatATAATGAGGGTATTATTGGATTATGGTAATCGAAaactagggacatgggtggcgctgtgggttaaaccacagagcctaggacttgccgatcagaaggttggcggttcgaatccccacgacggggtgagctcccattgctcggtccctgctcctgccaacctagcagttcgaaagcacgtcaaagtgcaagtagataaataggtaccgctccagcgggaaggtaaacagcatttccgtgcgctgctctggttcgccagaagcggtttagtgatgctggccacatgacccggaagctgtacgccagctccctcggccaataaagcgagatgatcaccgcaacctcagagtcggtcacgactggacctaatggtcaggggtccctttacctttacctaatcgaaaactaataaaaattattatcgaGAAAGCTGGCATCTGATTCAGAGCCTGCGCTGACATGATCTGAAACGCATTCCTTCGTGACCTTGCTATCCTACCTTTGCAGAAAGGCCAGGAGCTCTTCCAAAACCAGTGTTGACATTTGCTTGCCAAGCTCTGCGGAAATGCCTTCAGCTTCTTTCTGTTTGTTGTGGATAATCTAAAAAAACACGAGTCCAAGAGTCACCACTGCAGCTTCTACTTTAATATCCGGCAATCCatagttaagaacataagaacagagGTGGGCTGGATTCGAAAGATTCcacagatttgttttttttttaaaaaaattatatttattacttttccaacaatttacacactacaaagaaaaaaaagggaaaaaaagaaaaaacaatacaatacaaaaacactacataacaccaaCACAtcaaaccaacaaaacaaaacaaaaacagtctaaaacacatcaaacaattttagtatcttatctttcattcacttatttcagcaacctcctcacacctcccattttgtattccacttctattaattgtttcagcaattcctttccatcttcctctattttctatcctataattatcttaacacattctagccttattttttcctttaatactctattaatctatttatacttaattccttataacatttctactaaagccatataacttcattccaacatttttctaacattcattaattttacagtatttccgtaaataatctttaaattttttccagtcttcttccaccgactcttctccctggtctcggattctgccagtcatttggccagttccatatagtccatcaacttcatctgccattcttcccgggtgggtaaatcttgtgtcttccaatagaTTCCACAGATttgcagtgttggaagggaccctgagagtcatctactccaacccccttcaatgcaggaatctttttgcccaacgtggggctcgaactcatGAGATTGAGAGCCACATGCTCCACAGACAGAGGCATGGATGGACCAGTGGCagcctcccttcctgtggtttcaagCAACATGTGTTCAGTTgctctgattctatgatcattctttatttattaaatttgtatacagcgtGTTCTCCttaatagagagcacgtgttgcggtggggtctagcaggcccccccactgttgctgggcagatCTGTTTGGATGGCCACAGGCTGTGATTGGGTACTTACGTTtctggggagattttgatgttaccaATTTGTGGGTTGGGCTCAAAGGTTTTAAATATTGGGCACCCAGCTTTGggctttctcttttgctgtgtgCCCACCCTCCCTGAACTGGGGgttttgtgcttgaccttgctatgcccgtcatggggtcgcctgcttttggggcaggggcctggtaggaattttgtccatttggctgattggatGGAGCCATtcggtttttgcctactgcatagcaaatcgtcacaacttgtaaggttcgcgGTTAGGtttaaaaattggttggtggaggagtaagtgcctacccctccaatgctggtgttgcaagggaattccgttaaaggaattcaggggcttgccatgctttcgTCCAAGTCCCTGGCATCGGGCTTGGGCTGCGCAAGcctctgggagcatgcggggagaggtgagggtctggtgcccagcttcatttctccccaaaatgttttccctttctgacttcaCGGGCGtgcaaatgtcagtctgtccccatgcggggtcagatagtcgcaaccaaagcctaagcaaccactcacattgcttgtaTTTtaacaagaagagtttggatttgatatcccgctttagcactacccgaaggagtctcaaagcagctaacattctcctttcccttcctcccccacaacaaacactctgtgtcagagaagtgtgactagcccaaggtcacccagcagctgcatgtggaggagcggggatgcgaacccggttcaccagattacgagtccaccgctcttaaccactacaccacgctgactctataaagttgtggccaaaattatgcccaaaaccttaaacaaaaattacgtgtgatgtgtgagttattggggtggcttgggaaCCTCAACACAcaacacccttcatccgaaggtcTTAGGTCAGCTATCCTTCTCATTCCCTCTAAGTGCAAACTCAGATGGTTGAGTGCCAAGCAGTAAGTCCCGTTCAACATACACAGAATTGTGCTTCACTTCCCACTGATTTTAACAGGATTTAGAATCGTAAGAGTTGCAAGGGGCATCCTAGGTCATCAATCCACTATTCCAGCGTTCCTCAAGTGCATCTAGCTATGCATTGGATCGGGGAATGTGGCTGTGCAATATAATAAGCACATAGGGGATAAAGGAAAATGGcgacaggaaggagggagggacaaAAAGGGAAGAGGATGGCAACTCCTGCCCCCTGCTTCACTGCTATTTTCCATCAAAGGTGGGACTCTGTTTCACTTGGTTCTAGATATGTCACCTCTCTGGCCTGACCAATTTATATCCTCAGCTGATCTCTGTCAAATGTAACAGAGATTAATCAGATAAATTTGAGGTGGCACAGTCAAATAGCATTTATTCCTGTTGCAGAAAATCTGTAGAATATGGCCTTCTaagatgaggggttttttttttgggggggggggtggcttccCTATCTCAGGGGACAAATTTTATTGACTTCCAGGATCTGTTGGGATTGATTGACATAATACTAAATCCAAATTTTAATTCAGGCAAAGGCAAGTGAGATAAGTTCCCTATGAAGGAAAGTATTTactatattttttgctctataagactcactttctccctcctaaaaagtaaagggaaatgtgtgcgtgtcgtatggagcaaatgcaggctgcgcagctatcccagaagccagaacagcaagagggattgctgctttcactgcgcagcgatccctcttgctgttctggtttctgagattcagagtatttttttttcttgttttcctcctccaagaactaggtgcgtcttgtggtctggtgcgtcttatagagcaaaaaatacggtattttaaacaGCTGATGGTGTAactctgtgtacagtggtaccttgggttacatacgcttcaggttacacaccccactaacccagaaatagtgcttcaggttaagaactttgcttcaggatgagaacagaaattgtgctccggcggcgcggcggcagcaggaggcctcattagctaaagtggtgcttcaggttaagaacagtttcaggttaagaacagacctccggaacgaattaagtacttaacccgaggtaccactgtatttctctctctgtgtgtatttcatatataccacacacacacgcacacatatgcACATATTTTATTACCTGGATGGCATCTATATGAAGTTCACTGTGATAGTGACCAGCTAGTTTTGGTGGCTCGTTTCCCTCTGCCCACTTCTTGACTTCCAGTTGCAGACAGTTAGCCAGGGAGCGCTTAGCAGCATCCTTTAtaaggaaagaagaaaacacCAAAACACAGATTAGCAGCAGTGTTCACATTTCAGTTACTCTCTCACCAACCGCAGGGCCAATCAAAAGTGTCTGAAGGGTCTTAAGGTCCAGGATTCAACTTTAAgttggccagatgcaaaagagggcgGGACTCCTACACATTTAGTTGCATAGAAAGGGACATTTCAGCACAAGTAGCTTCTACACAACAATTAAAGGGCCATGAGCCCTGTCCTCCTCTTCACCTGTTCAGCTGTCCCCTTTGGGAGGGAATGAGATTTGCCGCTATGAGCTGTTTCACCTGTCTTTTGTTTGGCTGTTCACATGGAATGCTGTTTGTGAttgtacacagtggtacctcaggttacatacgcttcaggttacatacgcttcaggttacagactccgctaaccgaaaaatagtgcttcaggttaagaactttgcttcaggatgggaacagaaatcatgctctggcagagcggcggcagcgggaggccccattagctaaagtggtgcttcaggttaagaacagtttcaggttaagaacggacctccggaacgaattaagtacttaacctgaggtaccactgtaattatcatTTAATGTTCTGAATactgattttagagtgttgttatttcctgttttattgtgtgtttccCTAGCCTGGAACTATATATGGTGAAGGGCAGATTATAAAccctattttaaaaaattcttcaaACAATAATCACAAATTCTCACATAGAAAGGTGGCATTTGTATGCAGGTGTATTTTGATGCATTTAATAGAATGGAAGTTTATGAGTCATGGCGGAGGGGAGAGCCCATGTACTAATTCAAcactttgtttgttttgttgctattttgttaatgttgttaatattgttttatagatatAAATGCTGTTGTACTTTGTGAATCCTATAATATGATTTTTGGTGTaactgtgatgtttagcttattttttagtcgttttgttaatagtgttacaTAGATGGTAATTGTTTTATTTGGGATTTgggattgttttactgatgatctGTTAAGTATTCCATACGatttatgttatttttatattttgtttgtaagccgctttggaacaaaaagtggcatagaaaaagaagaagaataaaaaagaaTCCCTGCTTCCACTGCCACTAACAAAAATAGAACATGGATAGttgggaaaaagaagaaagagagagagatttgcttcAAATTAAGCGCCTGTGTGCTTGGGAGAATGTTTGCAAGGCATTTTGCAAAATGGTCCATCTcacaattctctcccccccaacacaTACTTTCCTTTCACATACaagatgatgataataacaataataataaattttatttataccccgccctccccggccacagggtggctaacaccattaaaattacagtaaaaacataataggggaaaaaacaccaatttaaaatacaggttaaaatgcaatttaaaatgcagcctaatttaaaagtagcccatagatcaaaaccataaggggaaggaaacataagggtcagactgagtccaaaccaaaggccaggcggaacaactctgtcttgcaggccctgcggaaagatgtcaagtcccgcagggccctggtctcttgtgatagagcgttccaccaagtcgtgGCCAGTACTGAAatggccctggccctagttgagaccaatctaaccaccttgcaacctgggacctccaaaatgttgtcatttgtggaccttaaggtcctccgtggggcataccaggagaggcggtcccgtaggaacgtgggtcctaggctgtcATGTTATTTTAGCGCAGGGAATCTGAGTCTACCCTGAGCACCAGCTATGGTTGGACTTGAGCTCACATCAGCGGACAATTGTGCCTGCCTTGAAAGAGGCCTGGCCAACTCCTATATTGCATGACACACCCTCTTACTTTGGGATCTCCTATTACAACACAATAGGGGCCCCTTAAACATAGCAGAAAGTGAAAAGGCGCTCTTATTTCCTCAAACACAAATTGGGTGGACTACAAAAACCGTTTCGTAACAGTGCCTGAGTAGATTACGAATAAAAAACAAACAGGCCTCTTACCACTTCGTTAGTCAGGTACGCCACTTCAAACTGTTTGATCTGCCTGAGCGGCAAAAGGCTTCCGAGATGGGCTTGGTCTAAGTCTTTCACTAAAATGGGGTGGTTTCTGATTTCACTGAAATGACAAAAGAAAATCACATTCACATCCCTTGCACTTCATGGCAGCTGCTTATTCCGATTCCCAAAGAACAACAGATGTGAAAGCAGACTTGACTGCATAGCCACAGAATACTTGGCTCTAATGTGAAGCCGGTCTACGTTGTATAGCCAGTGTTTTTACATTTCTGACTCGTTCACAGCCTTGAGCAAACAGTTGATCCAGCAAATTCTTTATTGGGGACTCAAGCACAGTACTTTGCATGAGGCACTGAAACAGTGGTGGGGAAAGGATTTTAAAGGAGTCGTTAAGAGAGCGGAATGGAACTGCTTTTCAACACACAAGAAATCTGAAAGGGAATTGGAGTTcaagtgaagtacagtggtacctcgggttacagacgctttaggttacagactccgctaacccagaaatagtacctcgggttaaaaacttcaggatgagaacagaaatagcgcagccgcagtgggaggccccattagctaacgtggtacctcaggttaagaacagtttcaggttaagaacggacctctggaacgaattaagtttttaaaccgaggtaccactgtggacccgggtggcgctgtgggttaaaccacagagcctaggacttgctgatcagaaggtcggtggttcaaataaccgcgacagggtgagctcccgttgctctgtcccagctcctgccaacctagcagttcgaaagcacgtcaaagtgcaagtagataaataggtaccgctctggcgggaaggtaaacggcgtttctgtgcgctgctctggttcgccagaagcggcttagtcatgcttgccacatgacctggaagtggtacgccggctccctcggccaataaagcgagatgagcgccgcaaccccagagtcggtcacgactggacctaatggtcaggggtacctttacctttacctttaccactgtggacataaggacataagaagagcctgctggatcaggccaagggcccatctagtccagcatcctgttttcacagtggccaaccagatgcctgtgggaaacagggCCTGCCACCCCGAAGCCAAATCTTAGGGGCATTTGAGATCCCCAAAAGTGCCCCATGAAAAGACCCCATTGACACAAGGAATCAGGCAGCCTGTAAGGAACTTTGGGTccaagttatacagtggtacctcgggttacatacgcttcaggttacagactccgctaacccagaaaaagtacctcgggttaagaactttgcttcaggatgagaacagaaatcgtgctccggcggcacggcggcagcgggaggccccattagctaaagtggtgcttcaggttaagaacagcttcaggttaagaacgtacctccggaaggaattaagtacttaacccgaggtaccactgtatagggctttgCGAATTAACACAAGAATTTCGAACCTGACCCGGTGGCAATTGGGTTACCAGAAATATTTGAAATGTTTAGCCATACCCCCATGCCACTGCAAACCGTTGCTTAATGATTAGCATTAGAATCAAAATGGGtgtcatacacacaaacacacacacacacacccgtattttttccgtgtataagacaatatttcccccccctattttttcaattttaaaattggggggtcgtcttataaatggatagtgcatatgggggatttctttatttagagtcccccaaaatagggggcatgttatacacggtgGCGTGTTATACAAGGAAAAATGCGGTATATGTTTTGTCATCACCTTCAAAAGCATCCAAATATGCAGGAGCAGAACATGCCACAGTCAATTGAGCCCTGTCTCCCCATTCTGATCAACGGAAGAAAGGAGACTGTTTCATATACTAGATAAGACTATGCATAGGAAGCTGTTCTGCTCTGTTCCTGTTCGCCctggctcagcctctcctgcATTGTACACCCGCCCCCCACTGAAACATGcctacatttcattggatgcctgGATTATTGAAATTCtgcttctgcagttccttaaccTTCAGAACCAGCATTTTTTAAGGGTGTGGGACAAAAGCCTGCCATGCAGAAAAGGCGGCCTGAAAGCCCTAGTAAACATGCGAAACATGTTTTCGAATCTCATCCCTCATTCCATTTTCTGCAGAGTTCTTTCAGCTTTAAAGGATGTGAGCTGAGCACAAGCATGCAACTTTCCATCTCTTTTATTGGTtcgaggaacataggaagctgccttttactgagtcagaccgttgGGCATCTGGCTCAGTTCTGTCTATGCTGACTGACAGAGCCTCTCCAGGATTTCTGACAGGGCACAGCACCCCAGGCCTGCCTGGAGAAGTTGAGGGTTGAAACAGAggcttttgtatgcaaagcagatactctgagCCACAGCCTAGTCAACAGCACAACTCATTTTGAGTGCAGAGTGTAAAGGGGAAGGTCCAGAATAGCTTGGTAGTAGAGCACACTCTTCACatgcaaaaggtaaagggacccctgaccattaggtccagtcgtgaccgactctggggttgcggcactcatctcgctttattggccgagggagccggcgtacagcttccgggtcatgtggccagcatgactaacccacttctggcgaaccagagcagtgcacggaaacgtcatttacctttctgccggagtggtacctatttatctacttgcactttgacgtgctttcgaattgctaggttggcagaagcagggaccgagcaatgggagctcaccccgttgcgaggattcgaaccgctgaccttctgatcagcaagtcctaggctctgtggtttaacccacagcgccacccgcatccctatgcaAAAGGTAGACCTGAGTAATATCTCTGTCTTAAACCCTGAGAGCAACTGACAGTTAGAtgcactaatggtctgactctttATGAACCAGCTGTTTGTTTGATGCAGAATTTGGATGGTAGATGTTGAGATGTGGGAAAGAGGAAACGGTTCAGCCAGTGAACAGAGAGGCACACTGTCTGCTTTTGGGCTGGCCATACTTGCAGCGTAACCCGGACGCAGGGCAAAACCGCTACTTACTTTGGATAGATATTCTGCACCCAGGTGAGTAGTAGGTAAGTGTCCTTCCTGCCCAGTTCAAACTGGGCAACCATCTCAATCTGAGAAGAGAAGCACTTGTGGTAGAACTGCGCATAGGTGCTGCACACTTGGAAGTCCTCCGGGTAATGGCCCTTGATGTATTTCACCACAGTGATCAGGTCATCTTTCATAGCCTTCCCCATGTGCAGGAAGCTGTGGGCGGTTGTCGAGAGGCCCTCGTTGCTGTCAAACGGAGGCTCTTTCATTCTGTCGGTTACGGACTCCTGGACTGTACTCCTCCACTCGTCTTTCCATCCTCTGGGCCGGGAATGTGCAGCTTTCTCAGATGCCTTTTCTTCCAATGTGCATCTCCTGTCCTCCTCCACCTGTTCTGCTACTGTCCTCACTGCATCCCTCAGGACTTCTGGCTCAGCCTTTGCGATGCTAACAGACGAACGTATGATCCTGAGGACCTCTTGCTTCAAAAGCCCAAAGAGATCTTCAATTTCACTCTGATGGTCGACACTGTCCTCTTTGCGCTTGCTGCCAGAGTCAGTGCTGCATTCCCTCTCCATGGCCAGGAGATGTTCGCTGGCGTCGGAGAATCTTTGATCTTTAATCAGCTccctgatttggtcagctggcaaAACAGAAGGAAGAACAACTTGGTACCCAATAACATGGAGATTCAAATTTCATTTGTCCATACATTTAACTTACAtactgcagtaataataataataataataataataataataataataataataatttttaccccgccctccccagccaaggctgggctcagggtggctaacaagcaataataaaaacaagttgaatgaacttaaaaacttaaaaacaagattaaaatacaacattaaaatattgaaacattaaaatattaaaatgcaacctcatcacaggaggagaaaggaaaaggaaagagggggagggaatcaaattggctccaagccaaaggccaggtggaacaactttgtcttacaggccctgcagaaagaaatcagatcctgcagggccctggtctcatgaggcagagcgttccaccaggccagtgttgaaaaggccctggctctggttgaagctaatctaacttccttagggcccgggaccactagggtgttgctatttatggaccttgaggctctccgtggggcatactgggagaggcgcacccgtaggtacgagggtcctaggccgtagaTGTATGCACGGCTCATAATTTGAGAGTAGAAACTATAGATGTCTTGTCCCTGTTTCCAGCAATTTATGTTattgtttccagtaactggtagcCAGAGAGAATGTGATCTTGCCAGGACTCTTCCTCTGCCAAGGGAGTCCTCAGACATTACAATGAGCTCAAGACAGTGAATGCGGGACTGTCATGCCCGAGTTGGGGTGGGTGTTTGAGTTCCTGCCTTAGTGTacaccagagtttcccaaacttgggtctccagcttttttgggactacagctcccatcatccctgaccactggacctgctagctagggatgatgggagttgtcgtccaaaaacacctggaggcccaagtttgggaaaccctggtgtacaCTGAGTATGTGTACACATCACtagcttaaaacacagcaaagTCGATGCTGCTGCAGCATTTCAAATCACTTCTGCTTATCATGATAATGTTCAGTGTGGGTGGATGTATTTACAAGTTGCCTACTCTTCGTCCACACCAGTGGGCAGATAGAGGGCATGGATGGCTTCATATGCCTTAAGTTTTCATATGGGATAGAAGCTGATTTTAGGGGGAATGCATCAAAACAactatttctcaagaaactacatgaCAGAGGCGGCTTGTGGCTCATGTTGTGAGCACATGCCTTCACAAACCAGGAGTGGGAGTGTCCTGGGTATATATACAGGAGAGCAAGGAGTCTCACAGTCTTCCAAGTGCCTTCAGAGCAGAATTGGTAGTGCCATTCTCTTATGCTTCTGAAAGCCTGGCATCATGGAGAGCCCTCACTCTTCTCCAGGCCTGGGAGAAGGGAAGAGTCTCTCTTTGTGCTCTCCCGAGCAAAAGTGGTGTTTGCCAGTGGCGAGCGCATTTGTGGTTCCTTGCTTATTTCTGTAAAGCACTTTAAAATGCTCAATGTGGCAGGCTGCAAGATCTCGGAGGGGGTGTTCACATAAACCCCTATACTGCTTCCTGCCTCTAgcttcaacatctggagctgTGGGTTCTAATGAGTCCTCACTCCCCTTGAGTCTATGGTTCCCTGCAAATAGCAAGCAAAGGGTTGAGCTGGAAGATTTCCCCTGATGTGCTAGCTTTCTTTTTGCCTTCTCCTTTTGCATTTTTAGATCAGTGACACAGGAAGGATCAATACTCTTGATACCCAGGGATGGAGGGATCA
The nucleotide sequence above comes from Podarcis raffonei isolate rPodRaf1 chromosome 1, rPodRaf1.pri, whole genome shotgun sequence. Encoded proteins:
- the TNFAIP2 gene encoding tumor necrosis factor alpha-induced protein 2, whose product is MMGMKMFTIFSSGLVKAEDSKSKVKSEDPKPSTSSESEFDSTSIESSTEEAPPKDKVETESQGLPSKNNATYHCTPEQNNKKKKKKKKRGLIDALKYLALGENRIKPLTAEKDPPNEKESKSVTADQIRELIKDQRFSDASEHLLAMERECSTDSGSKRKEDSVDHQSEIEDLFGLLKQEVLRIIRSSVSIAKAEPEVLRDAVRTVAEQVEEDRRCTLEEKASEKAAHSRPRGWKDEWRSTVQESVTDRMKEPPFDSNEGLSTTAHSFLHMGKAMKDDLITVVKYIKGHYPEDFQVCSTYAQFYHKCFSSQIEMVAQFELGRKDTYLLLTWVQNIYPNEIRNHPILVKDLDQAHLGSLLPLRQIKQFEVAYLTNEVDAAKRSLANCLQLEVKKWAEGNEPPKLAGHYHSELHIDAIQIIHNKQKEAEGISAELGKQMSTLVLEELLAFLQSYKKALDVFMREKKNNQYFEATVVTNMNSCLGFRSHAEKTPGQDYIRLKIVNALSGIETTGCDVLVQCVVQELQPVFRKFTQRKWVSCTDIIDEIIATAIHHVSTLRALKDPLRQAVIEKIHFFLVQEYISRLMKKKVSLRNPELQKNLSELVQQHASILCTFCLENGSTAKWLGYALPSLAEIIKLQGTDTVMVEVGMLASKYPDISKEHLSAILYIKGNLSRNETRSILSVLDIGVTATLPHKHLFSTIRV